A window from Bordetella petrii encodes these proteins:
- a CDS encoding arylsulfatase: protein MKTRRWLSAAVLAASGLAAMGATQALAQNAQSKPQAEAPGKRPNILVIFGDDVGQTNVSAYGKGVVGYTTPNIDRIAKEGTMFTDYYAENSCTAGRSTFITGQVPRRTGLSKVGMPGVEVGLQDRDITIAQALKSHGYNTAQFGKNHLGDRDEYLPTKHGFDVFFGNLYHLNAEEEPERPYWPTDSAGISAPKPRGVIKASADGKIEDTGALTAKRMETIDDETVGAALDYLDKHGKDDKPFFLWMNTTRMHMYTHIRPEHQGKSGMPGNAYADGMWEHDQDVGKLLKKLDDLGIADNTIVLYTTDNGPNQFSWPDAATTPFRNEKNSNWEGAFRVPAMIRWPGHIPAGEIKTGIVSGLDWFPTLLAAAGDTDVKARLLKGWTPQGANRSYKVHLDGYNQLDYLTGKSKDSAREDFYYFNDDGLLVAMRYRNWKAVFCEQQSPGGFAVWKDPFVCLRVPKLFNLRMDPYERADVVSDQYYDWVVKNDYLVLMASMKAAEFLQTFIDWPPSQRPASFSVDQVQAEVDRKIEQYFEDQAKKQGK from the coding sequence ATGAAAACAAGGCGATGGTTAAGCGCGGCAGTGCTGGCCGCCAGCGGGCTTGCCGCAATGGGAGCCACGCAGGCGCTGGCCCAGAATGCGCAGTCTAAGCCCCAGGCCGAGGCTCCGGGAAAGAGACCCAATATCCTCGTGATCTTTGGTGATGATGTCGGTCAAACCAATGTCAGCGCCTACGGCAAAGGCGTCGTTGGATACACGACGCCAAACATTGATCGCATTGCCAAAGAAGGAACGATGTTCACGGACTACTACGCCGAGAACAGCTGCACGGCGGGACGATCGACCTTCATCACCGGTCAAGTACCGCGCCGCACCGGGCTGTCGAAAGTCGGGATGCCAGGCGTAGAGGTTGGCTTGCAGGACCGCGACATCACTATTGCCCAGGCGTTGAAATCGCACGGATACAACACGGCGCAGTTTGGCAAGAATCACTTGGGAGACCGTGACGAGTACTTGCCCACCAAACATGGATTCGATGTCTTCTTTGGAAACCTATATCACTTGAATGCGGAGGAAGAACCTGAGCGACCGTACTGGCCCACAGATTCCGCCGGGATTTCGGCCCCTAAACCACGTGGCGTCATCAAAGCTTCTGCGGATGGCAAGATCGAAGATACCGGTGCTTTGACAGCCAAACGAATGGAAACGATCGACGACGAAACCGTCGGTGCAGCGTTGGACTATCTGGACAAACATGGCAAGGACGACAAGCCGTTCTTCTTGTGGATGAACACTACCCGCATGCACATGTATACCCATATCCGTCCTGAGCATCAGGGCAAGAGCGGCATGCCCGGCAACGCGTACGCGGATGGCATGTGGGAGCATGACCAGGATGTCGGCAAACTGCTGAAGAAGCTGGACGATCTGGGTATTGCCGACAACACCATCGTGCTCTACACGACAGACAACGGCCCCAACCAGTTCAGTTGGCCTGATGCCGCCACCACGCCGTTCCGCAACGAGAAGAACTCGAACTGGGAAGGCGCTTTCCGTGTGCCGGCCATGATACGTTGGCCGGGCCATATTCCTGCCGGAGAGATCAAGACAGGCATCGTATCAGGGCTGGACTGGTTCCCGACCTTGCTGGCCGCGGCGGGCGACACCGACGTCAAGGCCAGACTGCTCAAGGGTTGGACGCCGCAAGGGGCCAACAGAAGCTACAAGGTCCACCTGGATGGCTACAACCAGCTGGATTACCTTACCGGCAAAAGCAAGGACAGTGCACGGGAGGATTTCTATTATTTCAACGATGACGGCTTGCTGGTGGCCATGCGATACCGCAACTGGAAAGCGGTCTTCTGCGAACAGCAATCGCCGGGCGGGTTCGCCGTGTGGAAAGACCCGTTCGTATGTCTGCGTGTGCCCAAACTGTTCAACCTGCGTATGGACCCGTACGAACGCGCCGACGTCGTTTCCGATCAGTACTATGACTGGGTCGTAAAGAACGATTATCTCGTGCTGATGGCCTCGATGAAGGCCGCGGAGTTCCTGCAGACCTTCATTGACTGGCCTCCCAGCCAGCGCCCGGCGTCTTTCAGCGTCGACCAGGTGCAGGCCGAAGTCGATCGCAAAATCGAGCAGTATTTCGAGGACCAGGCCAAAAAGCAGGGCAAGTAG